A genome region from Pleurocapsa minor HA4230-MV1 includes the following:
- a CDS encoding IS1182 family transposase produces MVLHSHGIKTIPPLTKEIAHKAFPKGNLYMTLRDELGTFYDDNDFAELYSSEGQPALHPGRLALICVMQYIANLSDREAVEAVAARIDWKYALGMDLTEPGFDSSVLTLFRSRLLNGGLEKLILDKLLERCQQLQLIKAKGKARTDSTHILAAIRNLNRLEYVGETLRCALNALTIAYSDWLSNLVTPDWFDRYSKPVEESRLPRGTEARNEYAQIIGRDGMKILEAIYDQPTTPQWLRAIPAIETLRIAWVHQYWINENGQLNWRSHKDLPPAGIRSNSPYDTEARYGNKRHTTWLGYKIHLTETCDKNRVHLITNVKTTEAHIADVDQTESIHQSLADKELLPTKHLVDAGYVDGTLLVESLQNHKIELIGAIRENVSWQSQNPEAYDLSKFKINWKTQQVTCPEGKKSNRKWSPRLDAWGNKVFNIKFPKAACLNCSHRSLCTSSLTEPRKLTIRPKEEHLAIVKRRKQQQTKTWLKQYNQRAGIEGTISQGVRGFDLRKCRYLGLNKTHLQHILTATAMNVIRLFAWFEGVPLAKTRVSSFAQLAPD; encoded by the coding sequence ATGGTTCTACATTCGCATGGCATAAAAACTATTCCGCCCCTGACCAAAGAAATAGCCCACAAAGCCTTCCCCAAAGGGAATCTTTACATGACCCTCAGAGATGAATTGGGGACATTTTATGACGATAATGACTTTGCCGAACTTTATTCATCTGAAGGTCAACCTGCACTGCATCCTGGGCGTTTAGCTTTGATCTGTGTCATGCAGTATATAGCTAATTTATCCGACAGAGAAGCAGTAGAAGCTGTCGCTGCTCGTATTGATTGGAAATATGCTTTGGGAATGGATTTAACAGAACCTGGCTTTGATTCTTCTGTGCTGACCTTATTTCGTTCTCGATTGCTTAATGGGGGCCTAGAAAAACTGATATTGGACAAACTCCTAGAACGTTGTCAGCAACTTCAACTGATAAAAGCTAAAGGAAAAGCTCGAACTGATTCGACTCATATCTTGGCTGCGATTCGTAATCTCAATCGTCTCGAATATGTTGGTGAAACATTACGTTGTGCTTTAAATGCTTTAACCATAGCCTATTCAGATTGGTTATCAAATTTAGTTACTCCTGACTGGTTCGACCGTTACAGCAAACCTGTTGAAGAATCTCGATTACCTAGAGGTACAGAAGCTCGTAATGAATATGCCCAAATAATCGGACGAGATGGCATGAAAATTTTAGAGGCTATTTACGATCAGCCAACTACACCTCAATGGCTAAGAGCAATTCCAGCCATTGAAACCTTGAGAATTGCCTGGGTACATCAATACTGGATTAATGAGAATGGTCAACTTAATTGGCGCAGTCACAAAGATTTACCACCAGCAGGAATCAGAAGTAATTCCCCTTACGATACGGAAGCTCGTTACGGTAACAAACGACATACCACTTGGCTGGGTTACAAGATACATCTGACAGAAACTTGTGACAAAAACCGCGTTCATCTGATTACTAATGTTAAGACTACAGAGGCTCATATAGCTGATGTAGACCAAACTGAATCGATTCATCAATCTTTGGCTGACAAAGAATTATTACCCACAAAACATCTAGTCGATGCGGGTTATGTTGATGGCACTTTATTGGTAGAGAGTCTACAAAACCACAAGATCGAACTCATCGGAGCAATTCGTGAAAACGTTAGTTGGCAATCTCAAAACCCCGAAGCTTATGATTTAAGTAAATTCAAAATCAACTGGAAAACCCAGCAGGTAACTTGTCCAGAAGGTAAAAAGAGTAATCGGAAATGGTCTCCTCGTCTTGATGCTTGGGGGAACAAAGTTTTTAATATTAAATTTCCCAAAGCTGCTTGTCTTAACTGTTCCCACCGTTCTTTGTGTACTAGCTCACTTACTGAACCAAGAAAACTGACGATACGTCCTAAAGAGGAGCATCTTGCTATAGTTAAAAGACGAAAACAACAACAAACAAAAACGTGGTTGAAACAATACAATCAACGTGCAGGAATTGAAGGCACAATTTCTCAAGGTGTTCGTGGTTTTGATTTACGTAAATGTCGTTATCTTGGTTTGAACAAGACTCATTTACAACATATACTGACAGCAACGGCAATGAATGTGATTCGCCTTTTTGCCTGGTTTGAAGGCGTACCTTTGGCTAAAACTCGTGTTTCTTCCTTTGCTCAATTAGCTCCTGATTAA
- a CDS encoding class I SAM-dependent methyltransferase, with product MNINEVKVKTQYDRLADIYDLRWRNYIVNTLTFLHNWEEIEPQSTILDVACGTGEFERLLLNQNPTQKITGIDISEKMLNIAREKYRAYPSVKFHQASVHSLPFSSQSFDVVVSANAFHYFDRPQVALAEMKRVLKPNGKVIILDWNKDYPVCRICDWLLQIFDPAHQQCYTQEELHKLLISAEFKIHRATKVRFGVIWGLMAVTVLSSKIS from the coding sequence ATGAACATTAATGAAGTTAAAGTCAAAACTCAATACGATCGCCTTGCTGATATTTACGATTTACGCTGGCGCAACTACATCGTCAACACACTTACCTTCCTGCATAATTGGGAGGAGATTGAACCACAGTCTACAATTCTAGATGTTGCTTGTGGTACAGGTGAATTTGAACGACTTTTGCTCAATCAAAATCCGACACAGAAAATTACAGGAATTGATATATCAGAGAAGATGTTGAATATAGCCAGGGAAAAATATCGGGCTTATCCTAGTGTTAAATTTCATCAAGCTTCAGTTCATTCACTGCCCTTTTCTAGTCAATCTTTTGATGTGGTGGTATCAGCTAATGCTTTTCATTATTTTGATCGACCTCAAGTAGCATTAGCAGAAATGAAAAGAGTGCTAAAACCCAATGGCAAGGTAATTATTCTCGACTGGAATAAAGATTATCCAGTATGTAGAATCTGCGACTGGCTCTTACAAATTTTCGATCCCGCCCATCAACAATGCTATACACAAGAGGAATTACATAAGTTATTGATATCTGCTGAATTTAAAATTCACCGTGCTACTAAAGTTCGTTTTGGAGTTATTTGGGGACTGATGGCTGTTACGGTTTTATCATCTAAAATTAGCTGA